In the genome of Catenulispora sp. EB89, the window GCGGCGCGCGCCGGGTCCTGGTCATCGAGCAGTTCGCCCTGGGCCACGGTTTCGGCGCGTCGGAGGACCACTCCCGGATCATCCGCCACACCTATCACGCCGCCAAGTACGCGACGCTGACGCAGGCGGCGTACGACGCCTGGGCCGAGGTCGAGGAGGAGAGCGGCGTCCGCCTCGTGCACAAGACCGGCGGCCTGGACCTCGCGGTGTCCGGGACCGAGGCCGCCGAGGTGGAACTGCGCAACTATCGCGCGGCGATGGACGTCTCGGGGGTCGGCTACGAGGTCCTGGACGCCGTCGAGATCCGCAAGCGCTGGCCGCAGTGGCGGATCGGCGACGATGTCGAAGGGCTCTACCAGGCCGACGGCGGGATCCTGGACATCCGCAAGGCGAACGCGGTGCACATCGCCCTGGCCCGTGCGCTCGGCGTCGAGTTCCTGCCCGAGACCGCCGTCACGGATCTGATTTCGACGGACAGCCACGTCACCGTGGTCACCGACCGGGGCCGCTTCACGGCCGAGTCGGTGGTGCTGGCCGTCGCCTCCTGGACCCCGAACCTGCTGCCCCGGCTCGGGATCCACTGGCCGATCAGCCTGAGCCAGGAGCAGGTGTGCTACTTCGTGCCGTCGGTGCTGCGGGACTTCGCGATGGAGCGGTTCCCGGTGTGGATCTGGCACGCCGAACAAGTCTGGTACGGGTTCCCGATGTACGGCGAGACGGCGATCAAGGTGGCGCGGGACCTCAGCGGCCGGTTCGTCACGTGGGACACCCGGTCTTACGTGCCGGATCCGGCGGAGACCGCGAGAGTCGCGGAGTTCATCGCAGAGCTGATGCCCACCGGCGCCGGACCAGAGCTGCTGAGCAAGACCTGCGTCTACGACATGCCGCCGGACCGGGACTTCGTCCTGGACGTGCTGCCCGGCCACCCGCGGATCGCCATCGGCATCGGCTCCGGCCACGCCGGCAAGTTCGCCGCCCTGATCGGGCAGATCCTCGCCGACCTGGCCACGACCGGGAGCACGCCGTACCCGATCGATGCTTTCCGGGCCGACCGGCCGGCGCTCACCGATCCGGGGTTCGAGCCGGCCTTCCGGCTGGTCGGGTGAGCTGAACGGTCAGACCCGGTCCGGCTCGACGAAGAACCAGTGCTCGACGATCCGGCCGTCGACGACGCGGACCAGGTCCATGCCGCGGGTCTCGGTGCCGCCGGAGCCCGGGGCGCCGTTGAGCCGGTAGAGGTTGGCGACCCATTCGCGCCGACGCCGCACGCAACCGCGAACGGCTGCTCACGGCCGCCGACAGCGTGCTGAGCAGCCATGGCGCGGCCGCTTCGCTGGACGAGATCGCCCGGCTCGCGGGCGTCGGCAACGCCACGCTCTACCGGCACTTCCCGACCCGGGCGCGGCCGATCGAGGCCGTGTACGAGCAGCGGATCGGCGAGCTCTGCGACAGCGCCCGGGACCTCTCGGCGGCCCCGGACCCGGGTGCGGCCCTGACGACGTGGCTGCGCGCCGTCGCAGCGCACGTCGCCACCAGCCGCCTGCTCCGGGAGGCGTTCCTCGCCGACCATCCGGGTCCCGCCGACGTCGAGCCGCCCCAGGCGACCGCGTGGCACGAGGCGTTGTACGAGGCCGCCGCGCCGCTGCTGTCCCGGGCCCAGGACGCCGGCGCCGCACGGCCCGACATCGGCATCGCGGAGTTGCTCATGTTCCTGACCGCCGCCACCCGCACCGCCCCGCAGTCCGCAGACCGCGCTGTGGAGCTGCTGATGGAGGGCGTGCTCCCGCGATCTGTTCCGGCAGCCTGAGCCCACCGCTATGGTGTGCCGATGAGCACGAAGACAGGCATCGAACTCGGCGCGGAGGCTGCCCGCCGCCTGCGGCGGTGGGGTGCGGCCGAGTGCGAGATCGAGCCGGGCCTGACCGACGAGGAGTTCGCCCGGATCGAGGACGAGTTCGGGTTCCGGTTCGCCGACGACCACCGGGCGTTTCTCGCCGCCGGCCTGCCGGTCAGCGTGCCGTACGACGACCCGCCCGGCGTCCTGCGGGCCTGGGCCGAGCCGTGGCCGGACTGGCGTGACGGCGACCGTGCGGCGTTGCGCAGGCAGGTGGCCTGGCCGCTTGAGTGCGTGGAGAACTACGTCGAGCACTACGGATTCTGGCTTGAGGAATGGGGTCCACGGCCGGAGGCTCTGGAAGACGCGCTGTCGGTGGCTCGGAAGGAGTTGGCCGAGGTCCCGGTGCTGGTGCCTGTGTACGCGCATCGCTTCCTGCCGGCCGGCCGCGGCACCCACGGCCATCCGGTCCTGTCCGTCTACCACACCGACACCATCTACTACGGCGCCGACCTGGCCGAATGGGTCCTAGCCGAATTCGCGGACGAGGGTGCGGACGAGGGTGCGGACGAGCCGGCCCCGGACCGCGTGCCCGAGTCTCCGCAGGCGACGGTGCGGTTCTGGCGGGACGTGCTGTAGTCCGGCGGGCTCAGACCTTTGCCATTGCCATTGCCATTGCCATTGTCAGTCGTCCGCCAGATGCCGATCGAAGAACTCGAGCATGCGGACGCTGAGGTCGATCAAGGCCGGTCGCTGCCGCACCCCGTGTCCCTCCTCCGGGTAGATCACCAGAGTGCTCTCGCGGCCGTGCTCGACCAGCGCGCGGTGGAATATCGCGGCCTGCTCCGGCGGGGTCGCGAGGTCCTTCGCGCCGGCGACGAGCAGGACCGGCGTCCGGACCTGCGCGGCCAGATACAGCGGGCTGCGGAGGCGGTAGTCCGAGGCCGGATCGGACGGGTCGCCGGTCAGGCACAGGCGGTCGAAGCCGGGGAGGTTGGAGGCGAAGTGCTGGCTGACCCAGTCGGTCACCGGCGAGCGGATCACCGCGGCGGCGAAGCGGTCTGAGGTCGCCACCAGCCACGCCGACATGAAGCCGCCGTAGCTGTTGCCGGTGACGCCGATCCGCCGCGGGTCGACGCGGCCGGCCGCGACGAGCGCGTCGACGCCCGCCAGGATGTCGGTGGCGTCGGCGCCGCCCATGTCGTGCAGCCCCGCGCGGACGAAGTCCTGGCCGCGCCCGATGCCGCCGCGCATGTTGGGGTGCAGCACGGCGTAGCCGTGCGCGGCCAGCAGCGGCGTCAGCGGAAAGTGCATCGACCACTCGTCGCGCCAGGCCCACACCGGGCCGCCGTGGAGGTGGACGACCAGCGGATGCGGGCCGGGCCCGGACGGGGTGACCAGGATGCCCTCGATCGTGCGGCCGTCCGGCCCCTGCCACGCCACCGGTTCGGACGTGCCGCCGGCGGCGGCCAGATACCGCGAGCCCGCGTGCGCCAGGGACAGCCGGCGTTCCGCGGCGCCGTCCGCGCCGAGCGTCGCGACGGCGCGCGGCTGTCCGTAGCCGTGGGCGACCAGGGCCGTCGTGCCCCCGGACGCGGCCAGGTCGGGCAGCAGGTCGCCGCAGGTCTGCGACGTCCGCCACAGGGTCCGGCACGCTCCCGAGGAGACCGTGTACTCGCCGATCACCGTGTCCAGGCCGTGCAGCGCGGCGAACAACACATGGTCGTCGTCCGTCCAGATCTGGGCCGTGATGTCGTCCCCGAATTCGGTGACGCCTCCGGTGGCCACGTCGACGACCGTGAGGCGCCCGGCGTACAGGCCGCGGTCGCTCATCCAACCCGCCACCGCCGAGACCAGCGTGCCTGACGGATTCGCCGCCGGGATGCCGATCTGGGCCTCCGGTCGCAGAACACTGCGCAGCCGGCCGGAGGCGACGTCCAGGACGGCCAACTCGGCGCCGTACCAGTCCGACTCGGTGGGCCCTTCCGACGCCACGCACACCACGGACCCGGGCCCGGCCCACGCCGCCTGCCAGACCGTGGTCCCGGACGGCGAAACGCAGGTCGCCTCGGAGCCCGCGAGCTCCACCAGCCATACGCGGCGCCCGCCGGACGGGGATCCGGCTCCGGAGACCTCAGGCAGCCAGCTGGGCAGCGAGGCGTCCCCCGGTAGATAGCCCGAGCCGTGGACGTCCGACCGGGACGCGCCGGGCTCGGCCGAGCAGACCGACAAGGCCCCGCCGTCCGGGCGCCACCCGATGCTCTCGGGGAACCCGGGCACCGCATAGCGCGCTTCGACCACCAGCTCAGAACTCCCGACGACGATCTCGCCTTCCGGACCGGCGCCGATCCAGGCCAGCCGCCGACCGTCCGGCGACCAGCACGGCGCGCTGCCCTCCGGCGCGGTGTCGAGACCGCCGAGCAGCGCACCGGAGTCGAGGTCGAGCACCGCGATCCGCCGGACCGGCTCAGCCTCCCCCTTCGCCGTCACCAAAGCAGTGAACGCGACCGCCCGGCCGTCAGGCGACACGGCCAGCTCGACCGCGTTGTCCAGGTCGCCGTCCCGGCCCTCGACCCGGTCGAAGAACTCGGCGACAGTGTCAGCCCGCTTCATCGTCATCCCGTTCGTCATCCCTATCGCCGAGCCGGCATCGCTTCGAGCACGGCCTTCTCCGTCGCGAAGTCCTCCGGCGCGAACCGGTCGAGCCGGTAGGACGACGGGTCCACCCAGTCCGATCCGCCGTCCAGCACCACTTCCGCCAGCAACCGCCCGAGCCCCGGACCGTGCGTGACCCCGGCCTCGTTGTCACCGGTGAGGACGTGCAGCCCCTCGACGCCCGGCACCGGACCGGCGAGGAACTTCCGGTCCGGCGTCATGCACGGAATCCCCTGAAGCCACCACGACATCGAGATGTCGTGCGCCGGCACCAGAGCCCGCAGCTTCGGCACCAGCGCCTTGTCGAGCCGTTCGACCAGCTCTGGGAAACCCGGCCGGCTTGTGACACCCACCGCGCTGCCCATCTCGTACGACGGCGCGTACCCGTCGCCGTTGCCCCAGGTGAGGCCGCCGCGATGCTCCCGGACCCAGAGCCCGTACAGGTCCGGGACCATGAGGGTCGGCATCGTGCCCGGCACCCCGGACGGCGGGGACACCACCCGCGTCGCCACCATCCGCAGCAGCGGCACCCGCCACCCGACCGCCGCCAGCAGTTCGTTCGTCCATGCCCCGCACGCCAGCACCACCTTCGGCGCGTGGATGTCCCCGGCATCGGTGCGCACCCCGGCCACGGCGCCGTCGCTCACGAGCAGCTCGGTGACCCGGGTCCGTTCCCTGAGCTCGCCGCCGAGCTCGGCGACCCGCGCGGCGAGCGCCCGGGTGGCGCGCCCCGCGCTGATCTGGATCCCGCCGGGGTGCAGAGCACCGCCGAAGACCGCCTCCGCCGGAACGACGCCGCCGGTCACCTCGGCCACCTGGGCCGGGGACACCTCACGCGTCCCGGCCGGGGCCAGCCGGTGCCCGACGACCGGCTCGACCCAGCTCTTCCAGCCCTCCTCGGTGGTGGCCAGGTAGAGGTTGCCGTTGACCTTGCACTCGACGGTGGGGTCGGCCTCGGCCAGCGACCGGTAGAAGTCGATGCCGTACTGCTCCAGGGCGAGCTCGGTCTCGGTCAAGAAGTGCGCGTATCCGGCTGCCCACAGGCCGACGAAGCCCGCCCCGGCGCCCGAGGTGGCCGCCGCCGAGGTCCCGGCCTCGACCACCACGACCCGGCCCGCGCCGCGGGTGAGCAGATGGTGGGCCACCGACGTGCCGAGCACGCCCGCCCCCACGACGATGACGTCGGCGACCTCGTAGTCGGAGTGGTCAGACATCAGTACCTCTTCTTCGTGTCGTCGGTTCGTCGTCGGTCGAGGTTCCAAGGTTCTAAAGTCCGGCGTCGGCCAGGAGCTGCGCGTAAGCCCGGTAGAAGTCCAGGACGGAAGCCTCGTCGGCGGCCAGCGGCCCCGGCACGTACGACTGCGACCTGACACCCAGCTGCGCGCGCTCGCACAGTTTCCAGTCCTGCCGGTTGGTCTGGTCCCAGACCTTGATGAGGTTGTCGACGTCGTAGTCCGTGCCGGCCTCGGCGGAAGGGTGGACGAGCCAGCTGACCCGCACCTTGGTGCTGCCGAGCCCGTCGGGGGAGTCCGTCAGGATGATCGCGTAGTCAGGGCTGCACACCACCGCGACCGTCGGCTTCAGGTGGATCGCGACGGTGTACGGCTCGCGCCCGGCGGCGAACTCGCCGAGCAGCTTGGCGACCGCCGGCCGGCCGTCCACGGTCAGCGACACCGCGTCGGACCGCAGCGGCAGCTTCGCGTACTGCACGCGCCGGTCGTCGCTGCGCTGGACGTCGCACTCCCGCCAGTCGGGCTCGTTGATCGAGGCGAGGTCGAAGGCCTTCAGGAACTCGGGGTGGTTCGCCATGCAGTGGTAGCACTCCTGGGCGTTCTCCCAGACCAGCTTCCAGTTCGCCGCGACCAGGTAGTCCTCGGTGTGCGCGACCCGCGCCTCGGCCAGCGCGAACGGCGCGACGACGGCCTCGCCGTCGGCGAACAGGGCACCGACGCCCGGCCCGGGGTCGGCGGCGAGGTTGACGAAGACCAGGCCCTGCCAGACCTCGACGGCCACGGTCGGCAGCGGATGCTCCGCCGGATCGAAGTCCTTGCCCATCCTGGGCGCGCCGAGCAACGACCCGTCCAGGCGGTAAGTCCACTGGTGGTAGGGGCACACGAAGCGCCGTGCGCTGCCGCAGCCCTCATCGACCAGGCGCGCGCCGCGGTGGCGGCACACGTTGTAGAACGCTGAGATCGTCTCGTCGTTGCCGCGCGCGACGATGACGCTCTCGTCGCCGCTGGCCACGGTCAGGTACTGTCCCGGCCGGGCGATCTCCGACACGTGGCCGGCGTACAGCCAGCTGCGCTGGAACACTGCGGCGAGTTCGGCCTCGTACAGCTCCGGCGAGGTGTAGAGCTCGCGGGGCATGCCGGTGCGGGCGGCGATGTGCTGCTGGACGGTTTCGCTATAGGCGGCGGTCATTTTTGGTCTCCTGACTCTTCTTCTGCACTGAGCGGCCAGCCGTCCAGGAACGCGCGGATGAGGGCGAGATAGCAGTCGGCGTTGGCGGCCTCGAAGATGGTGTGGCCGTTGTGGTTCAGGGTCAGCCACTCCGCGCCGGGGATGCCTTCGGCCATGACGCGGTTGGTGGAAGCGTCGGACATGTCCCGGCCGCCGTGGACGACCAGAGTCGGGACGGCGATCTCGGCCAGGCGCGCCTCGACGTCCCAGTCGCGCAGCGCGCCGTCGGCGAACCAGAGCCGGTAGCCCCACAGCCCGCGGCCCGCCGGGCCGGGGGACAGGGCCTCGGCCGTGGCCAGTTCGGCGGCGTCCATGTCCCCTTCCGTCGCGAAGCGTGCGAGCCAGCGCGTGACGGCCGACCGGTACGCCGGCGCATCGTGGTCGCCGAGCATGTCGGCGGTGATCGCGGCGGCCGTCTCGGACGCCGACAGGGTCGCGCGGAGCTGGTCCAGGAAGCCGATGGTGATCCGCGCGGTGCTGGCCGCCGTGTTGGACAGCACGAGCCGGTCAGCTCGGGCGGGGCGGTCCAGGACGTACTGAAGCGCCAGCATCCCGCCCCAGGAATGGCCCAGGATCTCGGTCCCGCCGAGCCCGCCGCCGGGCCGGTCGCCGAGCTCGGCGGCGAAGTACCGGCGGACGGCTTCGACGTCCGCGGCCGCGCCTCGGACCGTCCACTCGTACTCCGGGCCCGGGACGTCGGACTTCCCCGTCCCGAGCTGGTCGAAGGTGACCACGGTGCGGTCGGCGCCGGCCAACCGGTGCAGCGGATCCAGGTACCCGCCGCCGTCGCCGCCGGGGCCGCCGTGCAGCCCGATCAGCAGCCGTCCGCCGCTGCCGGAAACCGTGCAGGACAACCGGAATCCCTCATCCGTGGTGACACTCACGTTCCTTCTCACGGCTCTCCTCCGGGGTGCCGGGCCAGCGTCGGCGCGGCGGCGATCAGCCGCCGGGTGTAAGGGTGCTGCGGCGCTCGCAGGATCTGCCCGGTCGGGCCGCTCTCGCAGACCAGACCGTGTTCCAGCACCAGGACCCGGTCGGCGGCGACCGCGACGACGCCGATGTCGTGGGTGATGAGCAGCACCGCCACGCCGAGGTCGGCGCGCAGGCTCGCCAGCACCTCGATGATCGCCGCCTGTACCGAGACGTCCAGAGCCGAGGTGACCTCGTCGCAGACCAGCACGTCGGGCCGGGCGGCCAGGGCGCGGGCGATGGCGACGCGCTGGCGCTCGCCGCCGGAGAGCTGGTGCGGGAAGCGGTCCGCCAGCCGGGCGGGCAGCCGTACCCGCTCCAGCAGCGCGGGGACCTCCGCCCGGGCGTCGGCCGCGGACAGGCCGCGCAGCACGCGGCCGGGGCGCGCGAGGTCTTCGCCGATGCGGCGCCGGGGGTTGAGCGACTGGAACGGGTTCTGGAAGACGTACTGGATGCCGCGCCGCTGCTCGACGGTGCGCTTGCGGATCCGGTCGGCGAGCTCCGTCCCGGCCAGGGTGATCGTCCCGGCCTCCGGGCGGTGCAGACCGACCAGGCAGCGCGCGATCGTCGACTTGCCGCTGCCGGACTCCCCGACCAGGGCCACGCACTCGCCGGCCGCGACGTCGAAGGTGATGTCCTCGGCCGCGACGACGGTTTCGGCGCGGCCCCGGTGCGTGGCGCGCAGTCCGGTGACGCTCAACGCCGCCGCCCGGGCCGCTGCCTCCTTGTGGGAGCCCAGCGCCGGACCGGCCTCGACCGGCGGTGTGGCGGCGTGGTGCAGGCAGCGGACCAGGTGTCGGCCGCCGGGGGCGAGGGTGGGGTCGACGGCGGGGTCGAGGTCGATAAGCTCCGGGCCCGGGCCCGGGCCCGGGCCGGGGCCGAGGTCGATCAGCTCCGGCAGCGCCTCGACACAGGCGTCGGTCTGCTGCGGGCAGCGCGGCGCGAAGGGGCATCCGGTCGGCCGGTCCTCGACGCCGAGCGCGGTGCCCTCCATCGGGACCAGGGCGGTCGGCTGCCGGTGGTTCGGGATCGACTGGATCAGGCCCCTGGTATATGGATGCCGCGGGTTGTTCAGCAGGTCCGCGGTCGGCCCTTCCTCCACCACGCGCCCCGCGTACATGACGGCCATCCGGTCGGCGATCTGCGAGACGACGGCCAGGTCGTGCGAGACGTAGACGATGGAGACGCCGCGCTCCTCCCGCAGCCGTCGTACTTCCCGCAGCACGCTCTGCTGCGTCACGACGTCGAGCCCGGTGGTCGGCTCGTCCATGACCACGACCGGTGGTTCGCAGCCCAGCGCCATCGCGATGGTGACCCGCTGCTGCTGTCCGCCGGACAGCTGGTGCGGCAGGCGGCGGGCGAAGGCGTCCGTGTCCGGCAGGTCGACCGCCGCCAGCAGTCCTCTGATCCGCGACGTCCCCTCAACGCCGCGGGTCCTGATCACGTCGCCGATCGAAGCGCCGATCCGTAGCGACGGGTTGAGCGCCGGCCCCGCGTCCTGCGGGACGTACGAGATCAGCCGTCCCCGCACCTCGCGCAACGCACTCTCGGACAGGCCGAGCAGGGATTCGCCGTCGACCTCGACCTCGCCGCCGGCGATCCGGGCGCCGCGTGCGGCGTAGCCGAGCAGCGCCAGCGCCATGGTGGTCTTCCCGCTCCCGGACTCGCCGACGATGCCGAGCGTCTGTCCGTGCTCCAGTGCCAGGTCGACACCGCCGACGATCTCCGCGCCGGCGGCGGTCTGGATCCGCAGGTCCCGGACGGTGAGGATGGGAGCGCCGTCAACCGCTGGTCCGCTCATCGGTCTCCTCCGGACATGTCGTCGCCGAGCAGGTTGATCGCGAGCGTCAGCACGCCCAGCAGGGCGGCCGGGATGAGCATCGCCGACGGGTTCAGCGCGGCGCCGCCGCGGTTCTCCGAGACCATCAGGCCCCAGTCCGCCGCCGGCGGTTGCAGCCCCAGCCCGAGGAAGTTGACGCTGGCGATCAGCAGCACCGACCAGGTGAACCGCAGCCCGATGTCGGCGGCCAGGGTGCGCGAGATGTTCGGCAGGATCTCTCTGCGCAGCACGGAGAAGGTGCTCTCGCCCCGGGCCACCGCAGCCTCGACGTAACCGCGCACCGACTGCTCCAGCGCGGCGGTTTTGACGATGCGTGCGATCGGCGGCAGCTGGACCACCGCGCTGGCGATCACCACCGAGCCGATGCCGCGTCCGGCGGCGGTCGCCAGCAGCAGCAGGAACACCAGAGCGGGGAAGGACAGCAGGACGTCCACGGCCCGCATCAGGACGCTGTCCAGCCACGACCGCGAGTAGCCGGCCACCAGGCCGATCGTCAGGCCGCCGGCATAGGCCAGCAGCGTCGCCAGGCCCGAGTACAGCAGGACGCTGCGTCCGCCGCTCAGGACCCGGGAGAGCACGTCGCGGCCCAGGAAGTCGGCGCCCAGCGGGAGCCGGCCGCTGGGCGGCGTGTAGGGCGCGGCCAGCGTCCGGTTCGGGTCGTGCGGCGCGAACCAGGTCCCGGTCAGGGCGATCAGGACCACCAGGAGCAGCAGCGCCAGCCCGACGCGTCCGGAGACGGTCCTGGGTATCACCCGAGTCACCACCCGAGTCCTGACCTGAGTCGTCCGGCTGCTCATGCGGCACCGGTCCGCAGCTTGGGCACCGCCGCCATCACCGCGAGGTCCGCGACGATCGTGGTGGCGATGTAGAAGGCCGCCAGCAGCATGGTCACCGACTGGACCTCCGTGTTGTCGTGGATGCTGACCGCGTCGACCAGCTCCTTGCCGATACCGGGGTAGCCGAACAGGTACTCGACGATCAGCAGGCCGCCGACGAGGTACTGCGCAACGAGCGCGAAGACCTGGATGCTCGGCGCGATCGCGTTGCGCAGCGCGTACCGGCGCACGACCCGGCCCTCGGCGATGCCGTTGAGCCGCGCCACCGCCACCGTGTCGGCGCCCAGCGCCTCCAGCATTCCGGCCCGGACCATCCGCGCCGCCGGTCCCGCCGTCACCCCGACCAGCGTCAGCACCGGGAGCACCAGCACGGACGGAGTGGCCAGCGGGCTGCTGCCCGGAGCCACGACCGACACCGGCGGCAGCACGTCCAGCCAGCCGAAGAAGACGGCCAGCAGCACGGTGCCGAGCACGAACTCCGGCAGCGCCGAGGGCACCAGGGTCGTCACCGAGATCAGGTGGTCCTGCCAGCGTCCGGCGCGCAGCGCCGAATACACGCCGAGCAGCACCGAGACCACGGCGATCGGGACGAACGCGCACAGCGCCAGGACCGCCGAGTCGCCGAGCTTTCCGGAGACCTGGCTCCAGACGCTGACCTGGCCGCCGGAGGCGAATCCGGCGGCGGAGTCGCCGAGGTCGCCGTGCAGCAGCCCGGTCAGCCAGTGCCAGTACTGGACCGGGATCGACTGGTCCAGACCCATGCGGTGCCGCAGGTCGGCCAGCGCCTGGCCGTTGGCCTGCTTGCCGAGGACGGCGCTCGCGGCGTCGCCGGGCAGCACCGAGGCCGCGGCGAAGACCAGGACGGACAGGACCAGCAGCGTGACCACGCCGGCGGCGACGCGCCGGAGCGCCATCCGGGCCAGCGGGTGCGACGACAGGAATCCAGATCGTGTCAGGGGCCCGTGGGCCGTGCGGCTCGGAGAGCCTGGCGGTCGGCGGCTCATGCGACGAAGTACGCTTCCGCGAGCGAGGTCGGCAGCCCCAGGTTCTGGGACACCCCGGGCACGATGCCGCCGACCTTCTTCGAGGCGGCGTCGAGGTTGTCGCAGTTGCCCCACCAGATGTAGCCGCCGCTGTCGTATTGCTCCTGCTGGACGGCGTCCCACGCCATCCGTGCCGAGGCGTCGTCGGGTGCGGATACTCCGGCGTTGATCAGGTCGGCGGTGTGCTGGCTCGTCCAGTGGGTCTCGTTGCCGGGCGCGCCCTTCAACAGCGCCGTCTGGTAGAACGAGCCCAGGCTCGTGATCCCCTGCCAGACGGTCTGCGCGAACGGCATGGTCAGGTAGTCGCGGGTCGGGTCGAAGTAGGCGTCCGGGTCGACCTGCGAGATCCGCACGGTGACACCGGCGTCTTTGGCCTGCTGCTGGAAGAGCGTAGCGGCCTCGACCATCCCGGGTGCCGCCGCTGAGGTCTGGAGCCGCAGGGTCAGGCCCGAGGCGTGCCCGGCCTGCGCGAGCAGGTCCTTGGCCTTGGCGAGGTCGCGGGTGCGCTGCGGCAGGGCGACGTCGTAGTACGGCAGGGCCCTGCCGTACAGGTCGTTGGCCACGGTGCCGAATCCGTTGAGGGCGACATCGACCAGTTGCTGGCGGTCGACCAGCAGCCGCAGCGCCTGACGGATGCGCGGATCGGTGAACGGCTCCTGATCGATGGCCGTGTAGAAGGCTTGTGCGGTGAGCCCGGGACTGCGCAGCAGCCAGAAGTCCTCGGAGATCGAGGACTTGGCCTGCGCGTACGGCAGCTGGGCCATCACGTCGGTCTGCCCGCTCAGCAGGGCGTTGAGACGAGCGGTGTCGTCCTTCAGGGAGAGCAGCCGGAGCTCGTCCACGTACGGCTTGCCGGTGTCCCAGTAGACCGGATTGCGCTTGCAGACGCTCTGCTGACCCTGGTCGAGCGAGACGAAGGTGAACGGTCCGGTCCCGATCGGCTTGGTGAAGTCCTTCGCGCCGGCCTGGACGATCCACGCCAGCGCGATGGTCTCGGGGAACCGCGTGTCGGGGCTCTTGAGCGGCACCACGACCGTGTTCGGGTCCTTCTTCCAGACCTTCGCGGTGTCGACGTTGGCCACCGCGGGTCCCAGTCCGCTGCCGGGCGTCTCCATCCATTGGAGGGAGTAGATGACGTCGTCGGCGGTGAACGGCTTCCCGTCGTGCCAGGCGACGCCCGGCCGCAGTTCGAAGGTCCAGGCCGAGCCGGAGGCGTCCGAGGTCCAGGACGTCGCCAGCGCCGGCCGTAGCCGCATGTCCGGCCCGTAGGTGATCAGCGGATCGAACACGGCGCAGGTCATGGCGACGTTGATGAGTGCGGAGGAGGCGGCCGAGGGGTCGAACGACTCGCCCTTGCCGGCCCCCACCATCCCGATGCGCAACGTCCCGCCGGGCTTGGGCGCGCCGGTCGGTGCCGCGGTGCTCTGGGCCATGGACGGCTGCCGCCCGCACCCGGCGAGCGAGGACGCGCCCAGGCCGAGCATGAGCCCGGCAGCGGACGCGTCGCGAAGGAAGCTACGTCGTGAGTAACTGGTTCCGGTCACAGCCGACTCCCGCAGAGTGTCGGTTCGGGAAACATTGGTGCTGCTGACGCCGCAAGTGTCGCAACGCGCCGCTGACCTGCGCACGCATCAAGGGCTGCGAGATCAAGAAGTTCACCGCTACAGCTGTAGCGGTGGCGGCGGTGGTGGCCGTGGTCGGAGACGGTGATGGCACAGCTGGAACGCGGTCTTAGCGTCAGTCACGGCGCCCAGGCGCAGCTGGATCGCGTCGTCCGCGACGCGCAAGAGGCGCGCTACCTGCGCTACGCCACCCGGATGACCACCA includes:
- a CDS encoding ABC transporter ATP-binding protein; the protein is MSGPAVDGAPILTVRDLRIQTAAGAEIVGGVDLALEHGQTLGIVGESGSGKTTMALALLGYAARGARIAGGEVEVDGESLLGLSESALREVRGRLISYVPQDAGPALNPSLRIGASIGDVIRTRGVEGTSRIRGLLAAVDLPDTDAFARRLPHQLSGGQQQRVTIAMALGCEPPVVVMDEPTTGLDVVTQQSVLREVRRLREERGVSIVYVSHDLAVVSQIADRMAVMYAGRVVEEGPTADLLNNPRHPYTRGLIQSIPNHRQPTALVPMEGTALGVEDRPTGCPFAPRCPQQTDACVEALPELIDLGPGPGPGPGPELIDLDPAVDPTLAPGGRHLVRCLHHAATPPVEAGPALGSHKEAAARAAALSVTGLRATHRGRAETVVAAEDITFDVAAGECVALVGESGSGKSTIARCLVGLHRPEAGTITLAGTELADRIRKRTVEQRRGIQYVFQNPFQSLNPRRRIGEDLARPGRVLRGLSAADARAEVPALLERVRLPARLADRFPHQLSGGERQRVAIARALAARPDVLVCDEVTSALDVSVQAAIIEVLASLRADLGVAVLLITHDIGVVAVAADRVLVLEHGLVCESGPTGQILRAPQHPYTRRLIAAAPTLARHPGGEP
- a CDS encoding ABC transporter permease is translated as MTRVIPRTVSGRVGLALLLLVVLIALTGTWFAPHDPNRTLAAPYTPPSGRLPLGADFLGRDVLSRVLSGGRSVLLYSGLATLLAYAGGLTIGLVAGYSRSWLDSVLMRAVDVLLSFPALVFLLLLATAAGRGIGSVVIASAVVQLPPIARIVKTAALEQSVRGYVEAAVARGESTFSVLRREILPNISRTLAADIGLRFTWSVLLIASVNFLGLGLQPPAADWGLMVSENRGGAALNPSAMLIPAALLGVLTLAINLLGDDMSGGDR
- a CDS encoding ABC transporter permease; the encoded protein is MALRRVAAGVVTLLVLSVLVFAAASVLPGDAASAVLGKQANGQALADLRHRMGLDQSIPVQYWHWLTGLLHGDLGDSAAGFASGGQVSVWSQVSGKLGDSAVLALCAFVPIAVVSVLLGVYSALRAGRWQDHLISVTTLVPSALPEFVLGTVLLAVFFGWLDVLPPVSVVAPGSSPLATPSVLVLPVLTLVGVTAGPAARMVRAGMLEALGADTVAVARLNGIAEGRVVRRYALRNAIAPSIQVFALVAQYLVGGLLIVEYLFGYPGIGKELVDAVSIHDNTEVQSVTMLLAAFYIATTIVADLAVMAAVPKLRTGAA
- a CDS encoding ABC transporter substrate-binding protein, whose translation is MTGTSYSRRSFLRDASAAGLMLGLGASSLAGCGRQPSMAQSTAAPTGAPKPGGTLRIGMVGAGKGESFDPSAASSALINVAMTCAVFDPLITYGPDMRLRPALATSWTSDASGSAWTFELRPGVAWHDGKPFTADDVIYSLQWMETPGSGLGPAVANVDTAKVWKKDPNTVVVPLKSPDTRFPETIALAWIVQAGAKDFTKPIGTGPFTFVSLDQGQQSVCKRNPVYWDTGKPYVDELRLLSLKDDTARLNALLSGQTDVMAQLPYAQAKSSISEDFWLLRSPGLTAQAFYTAIDQEPFTDPRIRQALRLLVDRQQLVDVALNGFGTVANDLYGRALPYYDVALPQRTRDLAKAKDLLAQAGHASGLTLRLQTSAAAPGMVEAATLFQQQAKDAGVTVRISQVDPDAYFDPTRDYLTMPFAQTVWQGITSLGSFYQTALLKGAPGNETHWTSQHTADLINAGVSAPDDASARMAWDAVQQEQYDSGGYIWWGNCDNLDAASKKVGGIVPGVSQNLGLPTSLAEAYFVA